A genome region from Arthrobacter sp. V1I9 includes the following:
- the tkt gene encoding transketolase, with protein sequence MEEQELSWTSQDQRAVDTIRVLAADAVEKVGNGHPGTAMSLAPAAYLLFQKLMRHDPRNPDWLGRDRFVLSPGHTSLTLYIQLFLSGYGLELKDLEALRTWGSLTPGHPEYNHTAGVEITTGPLGQGLASSVGFAYSQRRMRGLFDADAPAGESPFDHTIWVIASDGDLQEGVTAEASSLAGHQELGNLVVVYDENHISIEDDTDIAFTEDVLKRYEAYGWHVQRVDWTKTGEYKEDVQELYSALLAAKAETSKPSIVSLRTIIGYPAPKKQNTGKIHGSALGAEEVAALKEVLGFDPAKSFDVDQDVLAHARAVVDRGAAARKEWEESFNAWQAANPEGAALLQRIEAKELPNDVDAALPVFPAGKDVSTRAASGKVLNALGPVLPELWGGSADLAESNNTTIEGSPSFVPASKQTDAWKGNPYGRVLHFGIREHAAASIVNGISLHGRTRAFSGTFLIFSDYQRPAIRLGALMGVPSLYVWTHDSIGLGEDGPTHQPVEQLATLRAIVGLDVVRPGDANEVSVAWKTMLENHSNPAGIVLTRQNIPTWERGEGAAEGDTFGSVAGVAKGGYVLAEASKDGATVPADVILIGTGSEVQLAVQAREALQAEGIAARVVSMPCVEWFNKQDPAYRESVLPAAVKARVSVEAGLSLGWKEFVGDAGRSISLEHYGASADYKRLFQEFGITAEAVAAAAKDSLAGLQA encoded by the coding sequence TTGGAAGAGCAAGAACTGTCTTGGACCAGCCAGGACCAGCGCGCGGTAGATACCATCCGCGTGCTCGCGGCAGATGCAGTGGAGAAGGTGGGCAACGGCCACCCCGGAACGGCGATGAGCCTGGCGCCCGCCGCGTACCTGCTGTTCCAGAAGCTGATGCGCCACGATCCGCGCAACCCGGACTGGCTGGGCCGTGACCGCTTCGTCCTGTCCCCGGGCCACACTTCGCTCACCCTGTACATCCAGCTGTTCCTCTCCGGCTACGGCCTGGAGCTGAAGGACCTGGAGGCGCTGCGCACCTGGGGTTCACTCACCCCGGGCCACCCCGAGTACAATCACACCGCCGGCGTGGAAATCACCACCGGCCCGCTGGGCCAGGGCCTCGCGTCCTCGGTTGGCTTCGCCTACTCGCAGCGCCGGATGCGCGGTCTCTTCGACGCCGATGCCCCCGCCGGCGAAAGCCCGTTTGACCACACCATCTGGGTGATCGCGTCCGACGGCGACCTCCAGGAAGGCGTCACGGCCGAAGCTTCCTCACTGGCCGGCCACCAGGAACTGGGCAACCTCGTTGTTGTCTACGATGAGAACCACATCTCCATCGAGGACGATACCGATATCGCCTTCACCGAAGATGTCCTGAAGCGCTACGAAGCCTACGGCTGGCACGTCCAGCGCGTGGACTGGACCAAGACCGGCGAATACAAGGAAGACGTCCAGGAGCTCTACTCCGCGCTCCTCGCCGCCAAGGCCGAGACGTCCAAGCCCTCCATCGTCTCGCTCCGCACCATCATTGGCTACCCGGCGCCCAAGAAGCAGAACACCGGCAAGATCCACGGTTCAGCACTCGGCGCCGAGGAAGTCGCAGCCCTGAAGGAGGTCCTGGGCTTCGACCCGGCCAAGTCCTTCGACGTGGACCAGGACGTCCTGGCCCACGCCCGCGCCGTGGTGGACCGCGGTGCTGCCGCCCGCAAGGAATGGGAAGAGTCCTTTAACGCCTGGCAGGCCGCCAACCCCGAAGGCGCAGCCCTGCTGCAGCGCATCGAGGCCAAGGAACTGCCGAATGATGTTGACGCCGCCCTTCCGGTCTTCCCCGCCGGCAAGGACGTCTCCACCCGCGCAGCCTCAGGCAAGGTCCTCAACGCCCTCGGCCCGGTCCTGCCCGAACTGTGGGGCGGTTCGGCCGACCTCGCAGAGTCGAACAACACCACCATCGAGGGCTCGCCGTCGTTCGTGCCTGCGTCTAAGCAGACGGACGCCTGGAAGGGAAACCCCTACGGCCGGGTCCTGCACTTCGGTATCCGCGAGCACGCTGCCGCCTCCATCGTGAACGGCATCAGCCTGCACGGCCGCACCCGGGCGTTCTCCGGAACGTTCCTGATCTTCAGCGACTACCAGCGCCCCGCCATCCGCCTCGGCGCGCTGATGGGTGTCCCGTCCCTGTACGTCTGGACGCACGACTCCATCGGCCTGGGCGAGGACGGCCCCACCCACCAGCCGGTGGAACAGCTTGCCACCCTTCGCGCCATCGTGGGCCTGGACGTTGTCCGCCCCGGTGACGCCAACGAAGTGTCCGTTGCCTGGAAGACCATGCTGGAAAACCACTCCAACCCTGCCGGCATCGTGCTGACCCGCCAGAACATCCCCACCTGGGAGCGCGGCGAAGGCGCAGCCGAGGGCGACACGTTCGGTTCCGTCGCCGGCGTCGCCAAGGGCGGCTACGTCCTGGCCGAAGCGTCAAAGGACGGCGCCACCGTCCCGGCCGACGTCATCCTCATCGGCACCGGCTCCGAGGTCCAGCTGGCCGTCCAGGCCCGCGAAGCCCTGCAGGCCGAAGGCATCGCCGCCCGTGTTGTGTCCATGCCCTGCGTCGAATGGTTCAACAAGCAGGACCCCGCCTACCGCGAGTCCGTCCTGCCGGCAGCCGTCAAGGCCCGCGTATCCGTCGAAGCAGGACTGTCCCTGGGCTGGAAGGAATTCGTCGGCGACGCCGGCCGTTCCATCAGCCTTGAGCACTACGGCGCTTCCGCCGACTACAAGCGCCTCTTCCAGGAGTTCGGCATCACCGCAGAAGCAGTTGCTGCGGCCGCCAAGGACTCCCTCGCCGGCCTCCAGGCCTAA
- a CDS encoding heme o synthase, producing MTATVSTTDTPLNASRASKAGIARKAKAYLALTKPRVIELLLVSTLPTMIYAERGFPSIGLILATLVGGAFAAGSAGAFNCYIDRDIDKLMHRTENRPLVTGEVTPREALIFSWLLGAAAIAILWFGANPLAAWLGLGAIFFYVVIYTIILKRRTAQNIVWGGAAGCFPVLIAWAAVTNSVEWPAVILFMVIFLWTPPHYWPLSMRYGEDYRNANVPMLGAIAGAKVVSVQVVLYAWAMVACSLLMVPAGGAGWVYTVTAVLAGAWFLYESHSLYSRAHREDITDKRAMKVFHGSISYLTLLFIALAVDPFIGPAVMAS from the coding sequence GTGACTGCCACCGTGAGCACTACAGATACGCCGCTGAACGCATCCCGGGCTTCAAAAGCCGGGATTGCCCGTAAGGCCAAGGCGTATCTCGCCCTCACCAAGCCGCGCGTCATTGAGCTGCTGCTGGTGAGCACGCTGCCTACGATGATTTATGCGGAGCGCGGCTTTCCATCCATCGGGCTGATCCTGGCAACGCTCGTGGGCGGCGCCTTCGCCGCGGGCAGCGCCGGGGCCTTCAACTGCTACATCGACCGCGACATCGATAAGCTGATGCACCGCACGGAAAACCGTCCGCTGGTCACCGGTGAAGTCACGCCGCGTGAAGCGCTGATTTTCTCCTGGCTTTTGGGCGCGGCCGCCATTGCGATTCTCTGGTTCGGCGCCAATCCGCTGGCCGCCTGGCTCGGCTTGGGCGCCATCTTCTTCTACGTGGTGATCTACACGATCATCCTTAAGCGCCGGACCGCTCAGAACATCGTCTGGGGCGGCGCGGCAGGCTGCTTCCCGGTACTGATTGCCTGGGCGGCTGTCACCAACTCCGTGGAGTGGCCCGCCGTCATCCTCTTTATGGTCATCTTCCTCTGGACCCCGCCGCATTATTGGCCGCTGTCCATGCGCTACGGCGAGGACTACCGGAACGCCAACGTCCCCATGCTCGGAGCCATCGCCGGCGCCAAGGTGGTATCTGTCCAGGTGGTCCTCTATGCGTGGGCCATGGTGGCCTGCTCGCTGCTGATGGTTCCCGCCGGCGGGGCAGGCTGGGTCTACACGGTGACCGCCGTACTGGCCGGCGCCTGGTTCCTGTACGAGTCGCATTCCCTCTACAGCCGGGCCCACCGCGAGGACATCACGGACAAGCGGGCCATGAAGGTCTTCCACGGCTCCATCAGCTACCTCACCCTGCTCTTTATTGCCCTTGCGGTTGATCCGTTCATCGGGCCGGCGGTCATGGCCAGCTAG
- the secG gene encoding preprotein translocase subunit SecG: protein MDVLHVILQILLGITSLLLTLLILLHKGRGGGLSDMFGGGMSSGLSSSGVAERNLNRFTVILGVTWGIVIIALGLIMRFTGSGDS from the coding sequence GTGGACGTTCTTCATGTCATTCTGCAGATCCTCCTTGGCATCACCAGCCTCCTGCTGACGTTGCTTATCCTCCTCCACAAGGGACGGGGCGGCGGGCTGTCCGACATGTTCGGTGGCGGCATGAGTTCCGGGCTGAGCTCCTCAGGCGTGGCCGAGCGCAACCTCAACAGGTTCACCGTCATCCTCGGCGTGACCTGGGGCATTGTCATCATCGCCCTGGGGCTGATTATGCGGTTCACGGGCAGCGGCGACTCCTGA
- the tal gene encoding transaldolase: MTTPTQQLSDAGVSIWLDDLSRGRLDTGTLARLIEEKNVVGVTTNPSIFHAAITTSADYDGTIAKQAAAGASVEDTIFEITTTDVADACDLFAPVAAATKGVDGRVSIEVDPRLAWDTAGTIAEAKHLYKRVNKDNVLIKIPATLEGLEAITATLAEGISVNVTLIFSLERYRAVINAFQAGLEQAKENGHDLSKIHSVASFFVSRVDSEIDKRLDALGTDEAKALKGKAGLANARLAYQVYEELFATERWALLAEAGALPQRPLWASTGVKDPAYPDTLYVTELVAPGVVNTMPEKTLDATFDHGVVTGDTVTGTYTEANNTLDALEKLGISYNEVVAILESEGLDKFVASWKELLGDVEGALASARKAS, encoded by the coding sequence ATGACTACTCCCACCCAGCAGCTCTCTGACGCCGGAGTTTCCATCTGGCTCGACGACCTTTCCCGCGGACGGCTCGACACCGGCACCCTGGCCAGGCTCATCGAAGAGAAGAACGTGGTTGGCGTGACCACCAACCCGTCAATCTTCCACGCCGCCATCACGACCAGCGCCGACTACGACGGCACAATCGCAAAGCAGGCAGCAGCAGGCGCGTCCGTCGAGGACACCATCTTCGAGATCACCACCACCGACGTCGCAGACGCCTGCGACTTGTTCGCACCCGTGGCTGCAGCCACCAAGGGCGTGGACGGCCGCGTTTCCATCGAGGTTGACCCACGGCTGGCCTGGGACACCGCCGGAACCATCGCCGAAGCCAAGCACCTGTACAAGAGGGTCAACAAGGACAACGTCCTCATCAAGATCCCGGCCACGCTCGAGGGCCTCGAGGCCATCACCGCGACCCTGGCCGAGGGCATCAGCGTCAACGTGACCCTGATCTTCTCGCTCGAGCGCTACCGCGCGGTCATCAACGCCTTCCAGGCCGGCCTGGAGCAGGCCAAGGAAAACGGTCACGATCTCTCGAAGATCCACTCCGTGGCTTCGTTCTTCGTCTCCCGCGTGGACTCCGAGATCGACAAGCGCCTGGACGCCCTGGGCACTGATGAGGCCAAGGCGCTCAAGGGTAAGGCCGGCCTGGCCAACGCCCGCCTGGCCTACCAGGTATACGAAGAGCTCTTCGCCACCGAACGCTGGGCCCTGCTGGCTGAAGCCGGTGCACTCCCCCAGCGTCCCCTGTGGGCCTCCACCGGCGTGAAGGATCCGGCCTACCCGGACACCCTGTACGTCACGGAGCTCGTCGCCCCCGGCGTGGTGAACACCATGCCGGAAAAGACGCTGGATGCCACCTTCGACCACGGAGTGGTTACCGGCGACACCGTCACCGGTACCTACACCGAGGCCAATAACACCCTGGACGCGCTCGAAAAGCTCGGCATCTCCTACAACGAAGTCGTGGCAATCCTTGAATCCGAAGGCCTGGACAAGTTCGTGGCCAGCTGGAAGGAACTGCTCGGCGACGTCGAGGGCGCCCTCGCTTCTGCACGGAAGGCTTCCTAA
- a CDS encoding glucose-6-phosphate isomerase: MSTLSYEATGAAQQALEQHLPTLVEDRIATRIFAKDHTLWGSDAEAESAVRLGWVEAATVSQPLVKEILELRDALRAEGVTRIALCGMGGSSLAPEVIAGTAGVELTVLDSTDPDQVRAALADRLAETAIVVSSKSGSTVETDSQRRVFEKAFNDAGIDAASRIIIVTDPGSPLDKASREAGYRAVFNADPNVGGRFSALTAFGLVPSGLAGVDIQAFLDEAEEAAEILNEDAPENIGLSLGTALGGTSPLRNKIVIAEDGSGIVGFADWAEQLIAESTGKLGTGVLPVVAGPNSPEVAAAADDVLVVRLVAADADVELGENEVAIAGGLATQMMVWEFATAVAGRLLGINPFDQPDVEAAKIAARGLLDAQPEPTPAAFVDGAIEVRGGDWLAGASTAEEAVRALLETLQPDSYLSVQAYFDRLAFAQLEGIRDELAAVSGRPVTFGWGPRFLHSTGQFHKGGPAIGVFLQVTAEAAEDLAIPDRPFTFGKLISAQAAGDAQVLSEHGRPVLRLHLTNRAAGVAQLQDIIAALSARSASVTES, encoded by the coding sequence ATGAGCACACTCAGCTACGAAGCCACAGGTGCCGCGCAGCAGGCACTGGAACAGCACCTCCCCACCCTGGTGGAGGACCGCATCGCCACCCGGATCTTCGCGAAGGACCACACCCTGTGGGGTTCCGACGCCGAAGCCGAGTCGGCCGTCCGGCTCGGCTGGGTTGAGGCGGCCACCGTTTCCCAGCCGCTGGTAAAGGAGATCCTGGAACTCCGCGACGCCCTCCGCGCCGAAGGCGTTACTCGCATCGCGCTTTGCGGCATGGGCGGATCCTCGCTGGCTCCGGAGGTCATTGCCGGCACCGCCGGCGTCGAGCTGACTGTGCTGGACAGCACGGACCCGGACCAGGTCCGTGCTGCCCTGGCGGACCGGCTGGCGGAGACGGCCATCGTGGTCTCCTCCAAGTCCGGTTCCACCGTTGAGACGGATTCCCAGCGGAGGGTCTTCGAGAAGGCGTTCAACGACGCCGGCATCGATGCCGCAAGCCGCATCATCATTGTCACCGATCCCGGCTCCCCGCTGGACAAGGCCTCCCGTGAGGCCGGCTACCGTGCGGTCTTCAACGCCGACCCCAACGTCGGCGGCCGTTTCTCCGCCCTCACCGCTTTCGGCCTGGTCCCCTCGGGCCTGGCCGGAGTGGACATCCAGGCCTTCCTGGATGAGGCCGAGGAAGCAGCAGAGATCCTCAACGAGGACGCTCCCGAGAACATCGGGCTGTCCCTCGGAACAGCGCTCGGCGGCACCAGCCCGCTGCGCAACAAGATCGTCATCGCGGAGGACGGTTCCGGCATCGTGGGCTTCGCCGACTGGGCCGAGCAGCTCATCGCTGAGTCCACCGGCAAGCTGGGCACCGGTGTCCTGCCGGTGGTGGCTGGCCCAAACTCGCCGGAGGTCGCGGCCGCTGCCGATGACGTCCTGGTGGTCCGGCTGGTAGCTGCGGACGCAGACGTCGAACTCGGTGAGAACGAAGTTGCCATTGCCGGCGGGCTGGCCACCCAGATGATGGTCTGGGAGTTCGCCACCGCTGTGGCCGGACGCCTGCTGGGCATCAACCCGTTCGACCAGCCGGATGTCGAGGCAGCCAAGATTGCTGCCCGCGGCCTGCTGGACGCGCAGCCGGAGCCGACGCCTGCAGCCTTTGTTGACGGCGCCATCGAGGTCCGCGGCGGTGACTGGCTCGCCGGGGCGTCCACCGCCGAAGAGGCAGTGCGTGCCTTGCTGGAAACCCTCCAGCCGGACAGCTACCTCAGCGTCCAGGCCTACTTCGACCGGCTCGCGTTCGCGCAGCTCGAGGGCATCCGCGACGAACTGGCAGCCGTTTCCGGCCGTCCCGTGACGTTTGGCTGGGGCCCCCGGTTCCTGCACTCCACCGGGCAGTTCCACAAGGGCGGCCCCGCCATCGGCGTGTTCCTCCAGGTCACTGCCGAGGCAGCCGAAGATCTTGCCATCCCGGACCGTCCCTTTACCTTCGGGAAGCTGATCTCGGCGCAGGCCGCCGGTGACGCCCAGGTCCTGAGCGAGCACGGCCGTCCGGTGCTTCGCCTGCACCTGACCAACCGGGCAGCCGGTGTGGCACAGTTGCAGGACATCATTGCTGCGCTGTCCGCCAGGTCAGCCTCCGTCACCGAAAGCTAA
- a CDS encoding heme A synthase translates to MSTAARLPQLVNRLSSRLPRTVDVRVRRLAVASLIGQTALVVTGGAVRLTASGLGCPTWPRCTDTSLVNTPEMGIHGFIEFGNRLLTFALAAVAALMLVYLWNLRKERRDLFLLALGLLASIPAQAVIGGITVLTNLNPWVVGLHFLVSMALVVFATLLVNRAFGRTGRFRTSSHAALPGVMRPVTAAVALFSTLAVMLGVVVTGAGPHAGDADAPRNGLDWDLFSHIHAVPAYLVTAGTVVALALVFLRRIKGPFRTAILGLLGVTLLQAVIGFTQYYNGIPALLVAAHMLGAALLMVAATNAWDIARSSPVA, encoded by the coding sequence GTGAGCACGGCTGCACGCCTCCCCCAGTTAGTTAACCGGCTGTCCTCCCGGCTGCCCCGCACCGTGGACGTCCGGGTACGCCGCCTCGCGGTGGCCTCACTGATCGGCCAGACCGCTTTGGTGGTCACCGGCGGGGCCGTTCGGCTGACCGCCTCCGGCTTGGGCTGCCCCACCTGGCCGCGCTGCACTGACACATCCCTGGTGAACACCCCGGAAATGGGCATCCACGGTTTTATCGAGTTCGGCAACCGGCTCCTCACCTTCGCCCTGGCCGCCGTCGCAGCCCTGATGCTGGTGTACCTGTGGAACCTCCGCAAGGAAAGGCGTGACCTTTTCCTGCTGGCCCTGGGCCTTTTGGCCAGCATCCCGGCGCAGGCGGTAATCGGCGGCATCACCGTCCTCACGAACCTCAACCCCTGGGTGGTTGGCCTTCACTTCCTGGTATCCATGGCGCTGGTGGTGTTTGCCACGCTGCTGGTGAACCGGGCCTTCGGCCGGACTGGACGGTTCCGTACTTCCTCCCATGCTGCCCTGCCGGGCGTTATGCGTCCGGTGACTGCCGCCGTCGCGCTCTTCTCGACCCTTGCCGTGATGCTGGGCGTGGTGGTGACCGGGGCCGGGCCCCACGCAGGCGATGCGGACGCCCCGCGCAACGGCCTGGACTGGGACCTGTTCTCCCACATCCACGCCGTTCCGGCATACCTGGTAACGGCCGGCACGGTGGTGGCACTCGCGCTGGTGTTCCTGCGCCGTATCAAGGGGCCCTTCCGCACCGCCATCCTGGGACTCCTCGGTGTGACGCTCCTCCAGGCCGTGATTGGCTTCACCCAGTACTACAACGGCATTCCGGCACTGCTGGTTGCAGCGCACATGCTCGGCGCGGCTCTGCTGATGGTGGCGGCGACCAACGCCTGGGACATCGCCCGGTCCAGCCCGGTGGCATAG
- a CDS encoding RNA polymerase-binding protein RbpA, translating to MVHPSSGFRGTRAGVTAGTGTSLQDAEDHGTTLPRIRVSYWCAKGHETQLVFLKLPEDQLPAVWDCRRCGAAAARDGVPAAEADSFEDGFKSHLEYVKERRSSQDAEDLLAGALERLRARGVLPDELLRDA from the coding sequence ATGGTACATCCAAGCTCAGGTTTCCGGGGCACCCGAGCGGGTGTCACGGCAGGGACAGGCACCAGCCTCCAGGATGCCGAGGACCACGGAACAACGCTCCCGCGCATCCGGGTGTCGTACTGGTGCGCCAAGGGGCACGAAACGCAGTTGGTCTTCCTCAAGCTTCCGGAGGACCAGCTTCCGGCGGTGTGGGACTGCCGGCGATGCGGCGCGGCGGCAGCGAGGGACGGCGTGCCGGCTGCTGAGGCGGACTCCTTTGAGGACGGCTTCAAGAGCCACCTGGAATACGTTAAAGAGCGGCGCTCCAGCCAGGACGCCGAAGACCTCCTGGCTGGAGCGCTGGAAAGACTACGCGCCCGCGGCGTCCTTCCGGACGAGTTGCTGCGGGACGCGTGA
- a CDS encoding glucose-6-phosphate dehydrogenase assembly protein OpcA: MIVDLPDTTTSNVSKKLMALREQGGVIALGRVLTLVVVTKSGLEEEAIEAANDASREHPCRIIVLADAGADAEDKLDAQIRVGGDAGASEVIVLRGYGQLAHESESLVAALLLPDAPIVAWWPHGAPENACETSIGKIAHRRITDSANEPDPQAALEKIHKTYRAGDTDLAWTRLTNWRIQLAAALDEVDASPVTAVAVEGASDSPSTILLAAWLTLSLEAPVTIVADPAGTGIRRVRLTRPGGDVQLFRPGLSVAELTQPGQPAQRISLPRRSLRDCLAEELRRLDPDEVFGEVITMGLPRTNLRSVRPSER, from the coding sequence ATGATTGTAGACCTGCCGGACACCACTACCTCGAACGTTTCCAAGAAGCTGATGGCCCTCCGCGAACAGGGCGGCGTGATCGCCCTGGGCCGGGTACTGACCCTTGTGGTGGTCACCAAGTCAGGGCTTGAAGAAGAAGCGATCGAGGCAGCCAATGACGCAAGCCGCGAACACCCCTGCAGGATTATCGTGCTGGCCGACGCCGGGGCTGACGCCGAGGACAAGCTGGATGCCCAGATCCGCGTCGGCGGTGACGCGGGCGCTTCAGAAGTGATCGTGCTGCGCGGTTACGGCCAACTCGCCCACGAAAGCGAATCCCTGGTGGCCGCGCTGCTGCTGCCGGACGCACCCATCGTGGCCTGGTGGCCGCACGGAGCGCCCGAAAACGCCTGCGAAACCTCCATCGGCAAGATCGCGCACCGCCGGATCACCGACTCCGCGAACGAACCGGACCCCCAGGCGGCGCTGGAGAAGATCCACAAGACGTACCGGGCTGGGGACACGGACCTGGCGTGGACCCGCCTGACCAACTGGCGGATCCAGCTCGCCGCCGCCCTCGACGAGGTGGACGCGTCGCCGGTGACCGCCGTCGCCGTGGAAGGTGCCTCGGACTCCCCCAGCACCATCCTCCTGGCCGCGTGGCTCACCCTGAGCCTGGAAGCCCCGGTGACCATCGTGGCGGACCCTGCCGGGACCGGCATCCGCCGCGTCCGGCTTACCCGCCCCGGTGGCGACGTCCAACTGTTCCGCCCGGGACTGTCCGTGGCCGAGCTGACCCAGCCGGGCCAGCCCGCCCAACGGATCTCGCTTCCGCGCCGCAGCCTCCGCGACTGCCTTGCCGAGGAGCTGCGCCGCCTGGACCCGGACGAAGTGTTCGGGGAAGTGATTACTATGGGACTGCCACGTACCAATCTAAGGAGTGTCCGACCCAGTGAGCGTTGA
- a CDS encoding carbonic anhydrase, which produces MPQRPARPSWPALSPRPWAASWRVELHAALLGLAVVVILLGWKHLPAAVRRVPGPLAAVAAGTALSVAFAPGVERISFSGLIFDAVALPELPEGNWRAVAFAVISMALIASIESLLSAVAVDKMQIGPRTNPNRELGGRARQTSFPGRSADCPLQDVNPNLITSSGPGDLLTLRNIGNVVCHDGQDASIDSAVSFAVNGLDVDSIVICGHSNCGAMKALLDDAHGKGNPSLGAGFAAWLDHARPSYRELLAEHPVASAAAAAGYGRQDQLAMVNVAVQLGKRESHPVAAPALAAGSVQATGLFYAIPTARVLLVERAGIRFLDPAQAAVTPISVGTPAG; this is translated from the coding sequence ATGCCGCAGCGTCCGGCGCGCCCATCATGGCCGGCCTTATCGCCGCGGCCGTGGGCGGCATCGTGGCGGGTTGAACTGCATGCCGCCCTGCTCGGGCTGGCCGTTGTGGTGATCCTCCTGGGCTGGAAGCACCTTCCGGCTGCGGTGCGGCGTGTACCCGGGCCGCTGGCCGCCGTCGCCGCCGGCACCGCACTCTCCGTTGCCTTCGCCCCTGGCGTTGAGCGCATCTCCTTCAGCGGGTTGATTTTCGACGCCGTCGCGTTGCCGGAGCTGCCCGAGGGCAACTGGCGGGCCGTCGCCTTCGCCGTCATCTCGATGGCCCTGATCGCCAGTATCGAATCACTGCTGTCCGCCGTTGCCGTGGACAAGATGCAGATCGGCCCGCGCACCAACCCGAACCGGGAGCTGGGGGGCAGGGCGCGGCAAACATCGTTTCCGGGTCGCTCGGCGGATTGCCCGTTACAAGACGTGAACCCCAACCTGATCACCAGCAGCGGCCCGGGTGACCTGCTGACCTTGCGGAACATCGGCAACGTGGTGTGCCACGATGGCCAGGATGCCTCGATCGACTCCGCCGTCTCCTTCGCCGTGAACGGCCTGGATGTTGATTCGATTGTCATCTGCGGGCACTCCAACTGCGGAGCCATGAAAGCGCTGCTTGACGATGCCCACGGCAAGGGAAACCCTTCGCTTGGTGCCGGCTTCGCCGCGTGGCTGGACCATGCGCGGCCAAGCTATCGGGAGCTGTTGGCGGAACACCCCGTGGCCTCCGCCGCCGCAGCCGCCGGGTATGGCCGGCAGGACCAGCTGGCGATGGTCAACGTAGCGGTGCAGCTGGGCAAACGCGAAAGCCATCCGGTGGCGGCTCCGGCTCTTGCCGCCGGCAGCGTGCAGGCAACGGGCCTTTTTTACGCCATCCCCACGGCACGGGTGTTGCTGGTGGAACGGGCCGGGATCCGGTTCCTCGACCCTGCCCAGGCCGCAGTCACGCCCATCTCCGTTGGAACGCCCGCGGGCTGA
- the pgl gene encoding 6-phosphogluconolactonase: protein MSVEPRVSIHPDSSVLMAAIAARLITKLVDVQDKYGEATVVLTGGTVGIGTLKAVADSPAAPAVDWSKVNFWWGDERFVSSDDADRNTKQAFDALLSHFPVDPDRIHEPGSSDQFATPEEAAEDYARQLRDAAASEHAADMSDDRPEQPAALPRLDVVLLGVGPDAHVASLFPEQAGIREKERTVVGVRNSPKPPPLRVSLTLPTINTAAEVWMVVAGEDKAGAVGLALAGANPVQVPAAGPRGTSRTLWLIDENAASRVPQQLVRKDAAGA, encoded by the coding sequence GTGAGCGTTGAGCCAAGAGTAAGCATTCATCCTGATTCGTCCGTGCTGATGGCGGCCATCGCGGCCCGCCTGATTACCAAGCTTGTTGATGTCCAGGACAAGTACGGTGAGGCTACCGTGGTCCTGACCGGCGGCACGGTGGGTATCGGGACCCTGAAGGCTGTTGCTGACTCTCCGGCGGCTCCCGCGGTCGACTGGTCCAAGGTCAACTTCTGGTGGGGCGACGAGCGGTTTGTCTCCTCGGATGACGCCGACCGGAACACGAAGCAGGCATTCGACGCCTTGCTCTCGCACTTCCCGGTGGACCCGGACCGGATCCACGAACCGGGCTCCTCGGACCAGTTCGCTACTCCCGAAGAGGCCGCCGAGGATTATGCCCGCCAGTTGCGGGACGCGGCCGCCTCCGAACACGCTGCCGATATGTCCGATGACCGGCCGGAACAACCGGCCGCACTCCCCCGCCTGGACGTAGTCCTGCTGGGCGTGGGGCCGGACGCGCATGTGGCATCGCTGTTTCCCGAGCAGGCCGGCATCCGCGAAAAGGAGCGGACGGTGGTGGGTGTGCGGAATTCGCCCAAGCCCCCTCCCCTGCGCGTTTCCCTGACGCTGCCGACGATTAATACGGCCGCTGAAGTATGGATGGTTGTTGCGGGCGAGGACAAAGCCGGTGCGGTGGGGTTGGCGCTTGCCGGCGCAAACCCTGTGCAGGTGCCCGCGGCGGGTCCGCGGGGAACTTCACGGACCCTCTGGCTCATCGATGAAAACGCCGCGTCACGCGTCCCGCAGCAACTCGTCCGGAAGGACGCCGCGGGCGCGTAG